One genomic window of Boudabousia tangfeifanii includes the following:
- a CDS encoding CPBP family intramembrane glutamic endopeptidase has product MISLPARRFSSPILVALLCALVVIGTLALSALALSKPLPYTATNALSLLITLAVTIVVMWQTGTLSLLGFSTRGFSAFWTLGWPMLLMATVVATLALVFSGPATVPTIPVSALWFILGVALTATFEEALFRGTVLPLLLTSKQSTIGAVITSAVIFSVSHLLALLGGGNIAVVGTLTQVFYTFCMGVLLAAIMLTTQNLWVTISLHFVYNVLGDLGTLTEGVPQASTAPADMSLPVVVILVILAIPMLLVGLRTLKSYPKVRSPR; this is encoded by the coding sequence ATGATTTCACTCCCAGCACGTAGATTTTCTTCCCCAATTTTGGTGGCTTTGCTTTGCGCCTTGGTAGTTATTGGCACGCTAGCACTTTCCGCCTTGGCTCTTTCCAAACCCTTACCTTATACGGCAACTAACGCCTTGAGTTTGCTGATTACTTTAGCCGTGACGATCGTGGTTATGTGGCAAACTGGCACTCTTTCCCTGCTAGGTTTTAGTACCCGTGGCTTCTCTGCCTTTTGGACTCTTGGGTGGCCGATGCTTTTGATGGCGACGGTCGTGGCCACATTAGCACTAGTTTTCTCCGGTCCTGCAACTGTCCCCACAATTCCAGTTTCGGCACTCTGGTTCATTTTGGGAGTAGCATTAACCGCCACCTTCGAAGAAGCGCTTTTTCGAGGAACAGTTCTCCCCCTCCTGCTTACTTCCAAACAATCGACTATCGGTGCGGTTATCACTAGTGCCGTGATTTTCAGCGTCTCGCACCTACTAGCCCTTTTGGGCGGAGGAAATATTGCCGTGGTCGGAACCCTCACCCAGGTTTTCTACACCTTCTGCATGGGAGTTCTTTTGGCGGCAATCATGTTAACCACCCAGAATTTGTGGGTCACCATTTCGCTTCATTTCGTCTATAACGTCCTCGGCGATCTTGGCACGCTAACCGAGGGTGTCCCCCAAGCGTCCACTGCGCCAGCAGACATGTCCCTTCCGGTGGTAGTAATCCTCGTTATTCTGGCGATCCCGATGTTGCTAGTAGGTTTACGCACACTGAAAAGCTACCCCAAGGTTAGGAGCCCTCGGTAA
- a CDS encoding DUF262 domain-containing protein, with amino-acid sequence MNVTTTSARGLFNNFRFVFPLYQREYSWEPEDVDDFLSSINLIIDRSKHSERRGDYQRLMGAIVLASVENSDNSNGVLEFNNEDEHSDSDHRMEVSIIDGQQRLTTIMMIASCLAKKAAELKRFLVARDIINPYISKVDSRAEEIVWSVRFSNVGANNWWYGHISSEFGKYRNDIELPEYESIESDSFTGPGYVTSSIEKMKKAISAVDNYFKNNVFDDDDSELTMSRIKDWLGALRYSIRFILWEEKDAADAFEIFEALNSKGQQLTTVDLLKMLTVGTAHKTEQEQVYNEWNNFIIAINGLGIRDSQIETFIRHIFISKHGPVSGKEVYFKFKEIYFNNSRDKKTRERFIDLLNASLDVYEFMWIKGADASLVQKALSWLVSDGEQGAEGGSKDESHVEYARIVLGACLRTLDEQVGLRILRPLFLCLARNISPETDPSAVKNVVMSAIGVYLRIVFKLAKGSSESNVVEIAVGNLCKEISDKSVINFATSQHLTSMRLHEVDPKEVLNELRGSNVYNVGVLNLLLRSVAFKTIFPPFEGNAIRVWQYGLEDASWSAFSSRPSYDPSLDFLGNNVLYYGIRRPRNTRSFEDVKIHYPEGIVDDTVVSFIVQNDEWNDDAIAKLSDYYVNEITQVWSKWF; translated from the coding sequence ATGAATGTTACTACAACTTCAGCACGAGGTCTTTTTAATAATTTCAGATTTGTATTTCCACTTTATCAGCGTGAATACTCTTGGGAGCCAGAAGATGTAGATGACTTTCTATCAAGTATTAACCTAATTATAGATCGTTCTAAACATTCTGAACGTCGTGGTGACTATCAACGTCTTATGGGAGCTATTGTTCTAGCATCAGTGGAGAATTCAGATAATTCGAATGGGGTGTTGGAGTTTAATAATGAGGACGAACACTCTGATAGTGATCATCGGATGGAAGTATCCATTATAGATGGCCAACAGCGTTTGACAACTATCATGATGATCGCTAGTTGTCTCGCTAAAAAAGCAGCTGAGTTAAAGCGTTTTTTGGTTGCTCGTGACATAATTAATCCCTATATTTCGAAAGTAGATAGTAGGGCTGAAGAAATCGTGTGGAGTGTGCGGTTCTCAAATGTAGGGGCAAATAATTGGTGGTATGGCCATATTTCCTCTGAATTTGGTAAATATAGAAACGATATTGAGTTGCCAGAATATGAATCTATTGAAAGCGATAGTTTTACTGGGCCTGGCTATGTGACATCTTCAATTGAAAAAATGAAGAAGGCAATTTCCGCTGTGGATAATTACTTCAAGAATAATGTTTTTGATGATGATGATAGTGAGCTGACAATGTCACGGATCAAAGACTGGCTTGGGGCTTTACGATATAGCATCAGGTTTATTCTTTGGGAAGAGAAAGATGCCGCAGATGCCTTTGAAATCTTTGAAGCGCTCAATAGTAAGGGACAGCAGTTAACAACAGTTGATTTGCTGAAGATGTTAACTGTTGGAACTGCGCACAAAACCGAGCAAGAACAGGTGTACAATGAATGGAATAATTTTATTATAGCGATAAATGGTTTGGGGATCAGAGATTCGCAAATTGAGACTTTTATTCGTCATATTTTCATTTCAAAGCATGGTCCAGTATCTGGTAAAGAGGTTTACTTCAAATTTAAGGAAATATATTTCAATAACTCGCGTGATAAAAAAACGCGAGAGCGTTTCATTGACTTGCTTAATGCGAGTTTAGATGTGTATGAGTTTATGTGGATAAAAGGTGCGGATGCGAGTTTAGTTCAAAAAGCACTTTCTTGGCTGGTTAGTGATGGAGAGCAGGGTGCTGAAGGGGGTTCCAAAGATGAGTCGCATGTTGAGTATGCGAGAATTGTCTTAGGCGCCTGTTTGCGTACTTTAGATGAACAAGTTGGACTTAGGATTTTGCGTCCTTTATTTCTTTGTTTGGCGCGAAATATTTCGCCGGAGACCGATCCAAGCGCAGTGAAAAATGTGGTTATGTCCGCTATTGGAGTTTATCTAAGGATTGTTTTCAAGCTGGCGAAAGGTTCAAGTGAATCTAATGTGGTTGAGATAGCAGTTGGAAATCTGTGTAAGGAGATTTCCGACAAATCGGTCATTAATTTTGCTACCTCACAACATTTAACTAGCATGAGATTGCATGAAGTGGATCCTAAGGAAGTTTTAAATGAGCTTCGAGGTAGTAACGTTTATAACGTTGGCGTTTTAAATTTATTGCTGAGATCGGTAGCGTTTAAAACGATCTTCCCTCCATTTGAAGGAAACGCAATTCGGGTTTGGCAGTATGGCTTGGAGGACGCTAGTTGGTCTGCTTTTTCTAGTAGACCTTCTTATGACCCAAGTTTGGATTTCTTAGGGAATAACGTTTTGTATTATGGAATTCGACGTCCTCGTAATACGCGTTCCTTTGAGGACGTCAAGATCCATTACCCTGAGGGTATTGTTGACGATACCGTCGTTAGTTTTATTGTCCAGAACGATGAGTGGAATGATGATGCCATTGCTAAACTAAGTGATTATTATGTTAATGAAATAACTCAGGTTTGGTCAAAATGGTTTTAA
- a CDS encoding alpha/beta hydrolase yields the protein MTFAVSPAEERSQSTTKVGARPAARKPLRRRLTTLGAVLAVSATLAACSFGSDGSDAVQKTVEPTPSASPIPAGLESYYDQKLVWGNCDSSIEATKESTCATFKVPKNYANPSEGDLSITAVKYVKSGVKPSGDIYTNPGGPGGSAVDFVAENASHVFTQEILDKFAIVGMDNRGTRHSTPIECITPQEMDALLSENTQDVLTEAGLAHERQRMADMGKKCLEKSDTIKWVDTVSAARDLDVLRHLNGNNKLDYLGFSYGTFFGATYAELFPKNVGHMVLDGALDPSLNYDQVAEAQMVGFEKSLVHFADECNDGNPNCFLGRGEDGAKQIMAFVRALHQKPLRTGDPKRPLTENLAITAIMGSMYNQQWFPILTQGLENAMLKGNGQILLSMADQMNDRLDDGTYKGNSKESFFAVNALDYPIEGDMDTWQKQAKELLEKHPILGEQFMLGDALRQDWPVKPVGKRGPIKAEGAPPILVIGTTGDPATPLSMAQSLAEQLDKGVLLTVKGWNHTAYNSNANECVTQTVDDIFLKDQMPKQNKYC from the coding sequence ATGACTTTCGCTGTCTCCCCGGCCGAAGAACGTTCGCAAAGTACCACGAAAGTGGGCGCTCGCCCCGCTGCGCGCAAGCCTCTTCGTCGACGTTTAACTACTTTGGGAGCAGTCCTTGCCGTGAGTGCCACCTTGGCGGCCTGCAGTTTTGGTTCCGACGGCTCTGACGCGGTCCAAAAAACGGTGGAGCCTACGCCCTCGGCCAGCCCAATCCCGGCCGGCTTGGAAAGCTACTATGACCAGAAATTGGTCTGGGGCAACTGCGATTCCTCCATTGAGGCCACCAAGGAAAGCACCTGCGCCACCTTTAAGGTGCCGAAAAATTATGCCAACCCGTCCGAGGGCGACCTGAGCATCACCGCCGTAAAGTACGTGAAATCTGGAGTGAAACCAAGCGGCGACATTTACACTAACCCGGGTGGGCCTGGTGGTTCCGCGGTTGATTTCGTGGCCGAAAACGCCTCCCACGTGTTCACGCAAGAAATCTTGGACAAGTTCGCCATCGTGGGCATGGATAACCGCGGCACTCGCCACTCCACCCCGATCGAGTGCATAACACCGCAAGAGATGGACGCGCTGCTTAGCGAAAATACTCAGGACGTGCTGACCGAGGCCGGTCTAGCGCATGAACGTCAACGCATGGCCGATATGGGCAAGAAGTGCCTTGAAAAGAGCGACACTATCAAATGGGTGGACACTGTTTCGGCAGCCCGCGACCTCGACGTGCTTCGGCATCTAAACGGCAACAATAAACTTGACTATTTGGGCTTTAGCTACGGCACGTTCTTTGGCGCCACCTACGCGGAACTTTTCCCGAAGAACGTTGGCCACATGGTGCTTGATGGGGCGCTTGACCCTTCGCTCAATTACGATCAGGTGGCCGAAGCACAAATGGTTGGTTTCGAAAAATCGCTCGTCCACTTTGCCGACGAGTGCAATGACGGTAACCCGAACTGTTTCCTCGGCAGGGGAGAGGACGGGGCCAAGCAAATCATGGCTTTTGTCCGGGCACTCCACCAGAAGCCACTGAGGACTGGCGACCCCAAGCGACCCCTGACCGAAAACTTGGCAATCACCGCAATCATGGGCTCAATGTACAACCAGCAATGGTTCCCCATTCTCACCCAAGGGTTAGAAAACGCCATGCTAAAAGGCAACGGGCAAATCCTGTTGTCGATGGCCGACCAGATGAACGACCGCCTCGATGACGGCACCTACAAGGGCAACAGTAAAGAATCATTCTTCGCGGTTAACGCCCTCGACTATCCAATCGAAGGCGACATGGACACCTGGCAAAAACAAGCGAAAGAACTGCTCGAAAAGCACCCCATCTTAGGTGAACAGTTCATGCTCGGTGACGCCTTGCGTCAAGATTGGCCCGTCAAACCGGTTGGCAAACGCGGGCCAATTAAAGCCGAGGGCGCCCCACCGATCCTAGTCATCGGCACTACCGGTGACCCAGCCACCCCACTATCCATGGCACAATCCCTAGCTGAACAGCTCGACAAGGGAGTGCTCCTAACCGTGAAGGGCTGGAACCACACCGCCTACAACTCGAACGCAAATGAATGCGTCACCCAAACCGTGGACGACATCTTCCTGAAAGACCAGATGCCCAAACAAAACAAATACTGCTAA
- a CDS encoding DNA polymerase III subunit delta', whose amino-acid sequence MTVWDSLVGQDAAVKTLQEAALAARASLTGDQVDSRAMTHAWLLTGPPGSGRSKAAQAFAAALQCEHPTFPGCGECDSCRKVMPPKTEERPESRPIHPDVTWVDTDAVIISIDKVRELVHKAQDNPTLGKWRVIVVEDADRMATRTTNTLLKAIEEPPERTVWILCTPSPGDVLVTIRSRCRNVNLQIPPAKLVAEYMVKQGWTDDPKLALRCALAAQSHIGRAHGLLAEDDEDTIAQRRDLIIKPVSARNAGEAAVAAQRLVQNAKEAFEAKQKDADAQEIAALKEQLGIKKGENVPPSVRTMIRAREEAQKKRLTRLERDNLDRVMLDIMSFYRDVLTIQHQANVPIINADLEALVKEVATRTSADKTLRCMDAIAVARKRLAGNVTPLLVLEGMIMEFLPVEFPQP is encoded by the coding sequence ATGACAGTTTGGGATTCGCTAGTTGGCCAGGATGCGGCAGTTAAAACTTTGCAAGAGGCGGCTTTGGCAGCTCGAGCTAGTTTGACTGGGGACCAGGTTGATAGTCGGGCCATGACCCACGCCTGGTTGCTGACGGGCCCTCCCGGTTCGGGTCGGTCTAAGGCCGCGCAGGCTTTTGCGGCCGCTTTGCAGTGTGAACACCCCACTTTCCCTGGCTGTGGCGAGTGCGATTCTTGCCGTAAGGTCATGCCTCCAAAGACTGAGGAACGCCCTGAGTCTCGACCAATCCACCCGGATGTCACTTGGGTTGATACCGACGCGGTGATTATTAGCATTGATAAGGTGCGCGAGCTGGTGCATAAGGCGCAGGATAACCCCACTCTTGGCAAGTGGCGGGTCATCGTGGTCGAGGATGCCGACCGCATGGCTACTCGCACCACCAACACTTTGTTGAAGGCGATCGAAGAACCCCCGGAGCGTACCGTGTGGATTTTGTGCACGCCTTCGCCGGGCGATGTGCTGGTGACGATCCGTTCGCGTTGCCGCAACGTAAACTTGCAGATTCCGCCGGCCAAACTGGTTGCCGAGTACATGGTCAAGCAGGGTTGGACTGATGACCCGAAACTGGCTTTGCGTTGCGCTTTGGCCGCCCAGAGTCACATTGGTCGCGCTCACGGTTTGCTGGCCGAGGACGATGAGGACACGATTGCCCAACGACGCGATCTGATCATTAAACCGGTTTCGGCTCGTAATGCGGGCGAAGCGGCGGTGGCGGCGCAGCGGCTGGTGCAGAACGCGAAGGAAGCTTTTGAAGCGAAACAGAAAGACGCAGACGCCCAAGAAATCGCGGCCCTGAAAGAACAGTTGGGGATTAAGAAGGGGGAGAACGTTCCGCCCTCGGTGCGCACGATGATTCGGGCGCGTGAGGAAGCACAAAAGAAGCGTTTGACCCGCCTTGAGCGTGACAACCTGGACCGGGTAATGCTCGACATTATGAGCTTCTACCGCGATGTGCTCACCATTCAACACCAGGCTAATGTGCCCATCATTAATGCGGACCTGGAAGCGTTGGTGAAAGAGGTGGCGACTCGGACCAGCGCCGATAAAACCCTTCGTTGTATGGACGCGATCGCGGTGGCCAGAAAGCGTCTAGCGGGAAATGTGACCCCATTGTTAGTGCTTGAAGGCATGATTATGGAGTTTTTACCGGTAGAATTTCCTCAGCCTTGA
- the tmk gene encoding dTMP kinase, whose protein sequence is MSETVPAIPTQTRLEPESRGLFISFEGGEAVGKSTQIAALTRKFESLGRNVVLTREPGGTDPFGVQVRQLVQHGVDLNPKAEALLYAADRSYHVATKIRPALAAGSVVITDRYLDSSVAYQGGGRDLGNDVYDLSLWATNGLLPDVTILLDADPVQALARREGATDRIEAEPLAFHQAVRSRYLQLAKENPQRFVVIDATGDIQTVSEQIWQAISEKAAALLSATEPGGGTR, encoded by the coding sequence ATGAGTGAAACCGTGCCTGCTATCCCCACACAAACCCGGCTCGAACCTGAAAGTCGGGGCCTGTTTATTTCTTTCGAGGGCGGGGAAGCGGTTGGTAAATCAACCCAGATTGCGGCACTAACCCGTAAGTTTGAGAGCCTAGGCCGAAATGTGGTGCTCACGCGTGAACCAGGGGGTACCGATCCGTTTGGGGTTCAGGTTCGTCAACTGGTCCAGCATGGGGTGGATCTGAACCCAAAGGCTGAAGCTTTGTTGTATGCGGCTGATCGTTCGTATCATGTGGCCACGAAAATTCGCCCGGCTTTAGCTGCCGGAAGTGTGGTGATCACTGACCGTTATTTAGATTCGTCGGTGGCATATCAGGGTGGGGGTCGCGACCTCGGCAATGATGTTTATGACCTGTCACTGTGGGCCACCAATGGCCTCCTACCGGATGTGACGATTTTATTGGATGCCGACCCGGTGCAGGCGCTAGCTCGTCGGGAGGGTGCCACAGACCGCATCGAGGCGGAACCACTCGCTTTTCACCAGGCGGTGCGTAGCCGCTACTTGCAGTTGGCGAAAGAAAATCCGCAACGTTTCGTGGTGATTGACGCGACTGGTGACATTCAAACTGTTTCAGAGCAGATCTGGCAGGCCATTTCAGAAAAAGCAGCAGCATTGTTGTCGGCAACTGAGCCTGGGGGTGGCACGCGATGA
- a CDS encoding NUDIX hydrolase, with the protein MSSWQTVWKAADFDLEMQRNQQGHHRVLAAKGKPGALAIALWEAQVLLVKQNREAVGEELWELPRGFGDQTDPDACATAVRELVEETGFEPIAGQAELLGELWIDSGLQANAVAVVKVPVQNGQAQHQTDGEVECAKWVPLAEIPRMIAKGQLRDSLTVAAFGLLWSTSWQDEK; encoded by the coding sequence ATGAGTAGCTGGCAAACCGTTTGGAAAGCGGCCGACTTTGACCTCGAAATGCAACGAAACCAGCAGGGTCATCATCGAGTTCTTGCCGCTAAAGGCAAGCCCGGGGCACTCGCCATTGCCCTCTGGGAGGCCCAAGTACTGTTAGTGAAGCAAAATCGCGAGGCTGTGGGGGAGGAACTGTGGGAACTACCTCGCGGTTTTGGGGACCAAACCGATCCAGACGCGTGTGCCACCGCGGTCAGAGAGCTAGTGGAAGAAACCGGGTTCGAACCGATCGCGGGGCAAGCCGAATTACTCGGGGAACTTTGGATCGACTCGGGCTTACAAGCCAATGCGGTGGCCGTGGTGAAAGTACCGGTCCAAAACGGGCAGGCACAACACCAAACCGACGGAGAAGTCGAGTGTGCAAAATGGGTGCCACTGGCTGAAATCCCTCGCATGATTGCCAAAGGGCAGTTGCGCGATAGCTTGACCGTTGCCGCTTTTGGGCTCTTGTGGTCCACTTCCTGGCAGGACGAAAAATAG
- a CDS encoding TetR/AcrR family transcriptional regulator, whose amino-acid sequence MGESMVVKANRGRLPDEPNAANVAEIVDLPEGDLPDGSLRQKKKADKKRRIEAAARELFATKGFDHVTTSELAAKAEVGVGTLFRYAGSKAELLVTLMNESLNQGTEQALKMADRDTDPTEAIMALLSPLADECLAHYDNVMAYQREVLYGTGEKRDETIGRITGLETVIVEILRRTLNVSPQDLPAEGDLGPAETQPKPATETDDKLQLLAHAIAATVHLDIVRAGLGSNEVADLPQTIRKNLRFLLSNWQVSAGK is encoded by the coding sequence ATGGGGGAAAGCATGGTCGTTAAAGCTAACCGAGGTCGGCTTCCAGATGAGCCGAACGCTGCAAACGTAGCCGAAATCGTGGATCTGCCCGAGGGGGATTTGCCTGATGGGAGCCTGCGTCAAAAGAAAAAGGCGGACAAGAAACGTCGCATCGAAGCGGCTGCCCGCGAACTTTTCGCCACAAAAGGTTTCGACCATGTCACCACCTCGGAACTAGCTGCGAAGGCCGAGGTTGGGGTCGGTACCCTCTTTCGCTACGCCGGCTCCAAGGCGGAACTATTGGTGACTTTAATGAACGAGTCCCTTAACCAGGGCACCGAGCAAGCCCTAAAAATGGCCGATCGCGACACCGATCCGACCGAGGCGATCATGGCGTTGCTCTCGCCTTTGGCCGACGAATGTTTGGCACACTATGACAATGTCATGGCCTATCAGCGTGAAGTCCTTTATGGTACCGGCGAAAAACGCGACGAAACGATTGGTCGCATCACCGGCCTCGAAACCGTGATTGTTGAGATTTTACGACGTACCCTCAATGTTTCCCCGCAGGATTTGCCAGCCGAGGGCGACCTCGGGCCAGCAGAAACCCAACCGAAACCGGCCACCGAAACTGACGACAAGTTGCAGCTCTTGGCCCACGCGATTGCCGCTACCGTCCACCTTGACATTGTGCGTGCCGGGCTCGGCTCCAATGAAGTCGCGGATTTGCCGCAAACCATCCGGAAAAACTTGCGCTTTTTGCTGTCTAACTGGCAAGTCTCTGCCGGAAAATAG
- a CDS encoding oleate hydratase, giving the protein MTNFQQVYQKSFPVSPDGNAYVHNDLGMYTHNRPIPPEDVKERKAFLVGSGIGSLTAAAFLIRDGQMPGENIVILEELAVPGGAFDGNGDTEKGFIARGGREMGQHFECFWDIMKDIPALEMPEPYSVLDEFRITNENDPNVSNCRVIKSGGQKVDTYKMGINKKGQRDMIKLLLAKEEDTYYKTIEEWFDQDFLDSMFYTLWKTMFAFEQWQSVTEMKRYMHRFLQYFPGFSDLSCLRFSKYNQYDSFVVPLVRWLKDQGVTFVYDTLVYDLDMEITAHRKVVKGIKIRHHDKSEEVIEVREKDLVFVTNGSLTESTGYGDMDHAAPYNRNATDGWELWKNLAKKSKVFGRPNVFCSDTDKTVWESISFNFIGKDHPFLRKIKEMTGNDPLSGRTVTGGIITVQDSSWCISLTMNRQPQFHGQPEDWGVAWAYGLYPFAQGDYVKKPMLECTGEEILLEYCYHFDLLDEFEEIKANTKVRLATMPYITAFFMPRGKGDRPEVIPDGCVNLAFLGQFVETPDDCIFTTEGSARTAMMGVYGLLNLDRDIPPIWPAQYDIRALLAAAKTMNNGKLPGGKILSRFLKGTYFEDILP; this is encoded by the coding sequence ATGACAAACTTCCAGCAGGTTTATCAGAAGAGTTTCCCGGTTTCTCCGGATGGCAATGCCTATGTTCATAATGATTTGGGCATGTACACGCACAATCGTCCGATTCCTCCCGAAGATGTGAAGGAACGTAAAGCTTTTTTGGTTGGTAGTGGCATTGGTTCTTTGACCGCGGCTGCGTTTTTGATTCGCGACGGCCAGATGCCGGGCGAAAATATCGTGATTTTGGAAGAGCTGGCAGTTCCTGGTGGCGCTTTCGATGGCAATGGCGATACCGAGAAGGGCTTTATTGCTCGTGGTGGCCGTGAGATGGGGCAGCATTTTGAGTGCTTCTGGGACATCATGAAGGATATCCCGGCTTTGGAGATGCCGGAACCGTACTCGGTGTTGGACGAGTTCCGCATTACCAACGAGAATGACCCGAATGTTTCGAACTGTCGTGTGATTAAGAGTGGCGGGCAGAAGGTTGATACCTACAAGATGGGGATCAACAAGAAGGGCCAGCGCGACATGATTAAGTTGTTGTTGGCGAAGGAAGAGGACACTTATTACAAGACCATTGAGGAATGGTTCGACCAGGATTTCTTGGATTCGATGTTCTACACCTTGTGGAAGACGATGTTTGCGTTCGAGCAGTGGCAGTCGGTCACTGAAATGAAGCGCTACATGCATCGTTTCTTGCAGTATTTCCCTGGTTTCTCGGATCTTTCGTGCCTGCGTTTTTCGAAGTACAACCAGTACGATTCGTTCGTGGTGCCTTTGGTGCGTTGGCTGAAGGATCAGGGTGTCACTTTTGTTTATGACACGCTGGTTTACGACCTCGATATGGAGATTACGGCTCATCGGAAGGTGGTTAAGGGCATTAAGATCCGTCACCATGACAAGTCCGAGGAGGTGATTGAGGTTCGCGAAAAGGACCTAGTGTTCGTGACCAACGGTTCGCTAACCGAGTCGACTGGTTATGGCGACATGGATCATGCTGCACCGTACAACCGTAACGCGACTGATGGTTGGGAATTGTGGAAGAACTTGGCGAAGAAGTCGAAGGTTTTTGGTCGCCCGAATGTGTTCTGCTCGGATACGGACAAGACGGTTTGGGAGTCGATCAGTTTTAACTTTATCGGCAAGGATCACCCGTTCTTGCGCAAGATTAAGGAGATGACTGGCAACGATCCTCTTTCGGGTCGGACCGTCACTGGCGGCATTATCACCGTCCAGGATTCGAGCTGGTGCATTTCTTTGACCATGAATCGTCAGCCTCAGTTCCACGGCCAGCCTGAGGATTGGGGTGTGGCTTGGGCTTATGGCCTCTACCCCTTCGCGCAGGGTGACTACGTGAAGAAGCCAATGTTGGAGTGCACTGGTGAGGAGATCTTGCTGGAGTACTGCTACCACTTCGACTTGTTGGACGAGTTCGAGGAGATTAAGGCAAATACGAAGGTTCGCCTGGCCACGATGCCTTACATTACGGCTTTCTTCATGCCTCGCGGTAAGGGCGATCGTCCTGAGGTGATCCCCGATGGTTGCGTCAACTTGGCGTTCCTCGGCCAGTTCGTGGAAACCCCAGATGATTGCATTTTCACCACCGAGGGTTCGGCTCGTACCGCCATGATGGGCGTTTATGGCCTGTTGAATTTGGACCGTGACATTCCACCGATTTGGCCGGCACAGTACGACATCCGTGCCTTGTTGGCGGCGGCAAAGACCATGAATAATGGCAAGCTGCCCGGTGGCAAGATTTTGAGTCGGTTCTTGAAGGGAACCTACTTCGAAGACATCCTGCCGTAG
- a CDS encoding acyltransferase family protein, with product MRLDSLTGLRWWAAFGVFLYHIYSTRAVKLPYGTFYTVGNFGVAFFFVLSGFVLTWSSKPQVGAKQFYLRRFARIYPSHFVALLIALPIFYRFNPDPHMWWQKTPDSLMLVTSLLLIQGFWQLPSVLFGGNPAAWTLSCEAVFYALFPALKTGKQKVVSETEKPAKQTPAMPATVFFGAIASVMALQIVFLFVLPLFWQPPIAISRLPEFLYGVVAAQYVKQMQHKPKVSMWWGYLLLLIAITVYLQTKNTDGTNMFVQLVSQTSLVWFSIVFMIVIMLGAMVDISGKRNLMRHPSLVKLGEWSYCFYLVHATVIYAWIEFYGRTRDTATSMLVLVEIFALALLLTTALHYVIEKPFERRLRAWGDQRFGQHNPRPREAN from the coding sequence ATGCGCCTAGATTCCCTCACAGGTTTACGGTGGTGGGCCGCCTTCGGAGTATTCCTTTACCACATTTATTCAACCCGGGCAGTCAAGCTACCCTACGGGACCTTCTACACCGTGGGGAACTTCGGGGTCGCGTTCTTCTTCGTACTTTCCGGCTTTGTTTTAACTTGGTCCAGCAAACCACAAGTCGGTGCCAAACAGTTTTATTTAAGACGCTTTGCCCGTATCTATCCATCCCATTTCGTTGCGCTGCTAATTGCACTGCCCATTTTCTACCGGTTTAACCCAGACCCACACATGTGGTGGCAGAAAACCCCAGATTCACTGATGCTTGTCACCAGTTTGCTACTAATCCAAGGGTTCTGGCAGCTGCCCTCAGTCCTTTTCGGGGGCAACCCAGCAGCCTGGACTCTAAGCTGCGAAGCCGTTTTCTACGCTCTTTTCCCAGCCTTAAAAACTGGCAAACAAAAGGTGGTCAGTGAGACGGAAAAACCTGCAAAGCAAACTCCTGCCATGCCTGCAACTGTATTTTTCGGGGCAATAGCATCAGTGATGGCACTTCAAATAGTCTTTCTCTTTGTCCTCCCACTCTTTTGGCAGCCACCTATCGCGATTAGCCGCCTACCCGAATTCCTTTACGGAGTAGTGGCAGCCCAGTATGTGAAACAAATGCAACACAAACCAAAAGTGAGCATGTGGTGGGGCTACCTTTTGCTTCTGATCGCCATCACCGTTTACCTGCAAACAAAAAATACTGACGGCACAAACATGTTTGTACAGCTAGTTTCTCAAACCTCACTAGTCTGGTTCTCAATCGTTTTCATGATCGTAATCATGCTTGGTGCCATGGTCGACATCAGCGGAAAACGAAACCTCATGCGCCACCCCAGCCTAGTCAAACTAGGGGAATGGTCGTACTGCTTCTACCTAGTGCATGCCACAGTCATATACGCCTGGATCGAGTTCTACGGGCGAACCCGAGACACTGCCACCTCAATGTTGGTGCTAGTTGAAATCTTCGCCCTCGCACTGCTCCTAACTACCGCACTACATTATGTGATCGAAAAACCCTTCGAACGTCGATTAAGAGCATGGGGAGACCAGCGCTTCGGCCAGCACAATCCCCGCCCTCGGGAAGCAAACTAA